The uncultured Mailhella sp. genome segment GGATGGTCACGCAGCGGGCCATTACGACCGATGAACTTCTGTCCGCACTGGAACGCCTGACCCGGAACAATTCCGTGGCCGCGCTCATCAAGTCCGGCCAGTCGGACTATGACTTTGCCCATGAAATCGAGGAAAGCCGAGGTGTACGCCGCCGCTATCGCGGCAATGCCACCCCGGTGGCCGACGGCTATTCCACCGGCGTCAAAATCGTGTTCCGTGCCATTCCTTCCATGCCCCCGGCCCTGGAAGACCTGCATGTGGAACAGGAAATTCTGGACCATGCCATGCCGTCCAACGGTCTGGTTCTGGTCACTGGCGTCATGGGAAGTGGAAAAAGCACGCTGCTCGCCGCCATTCTTCGACGCATCATTGAAAAGGGCGGGCGCAACGTCAGCACCTATGAATCCCCCATAGAATTCGACTTTGACGCCATACCGACCCCCGGAGGTCCGGTATCGCAAAGCACCATTCCCGAACATCTGAAATCGTTTCTTACGGCCACGCGCAACTCAACGCGCACGGCGCCGGACGTGGTGCTTATCGGAGAAAGCCGTGATCCCGATACGCTCCGGGGCATGATAGAAAGCGCGGAAATAGGCGTTGCCGCCTATTCCACGGTGCATACGCGCTCCGTGCCGGAAACGCTTTCCCGCATCATCAACGTCTTTCCCATTGCGGAAAGGCTGCAAATCACGGCGACGCTCATTTCCAGTCTCAGGCTCATCATTTCCCAGCGTCTCGTTCCGTTGCCGGACAACAGCGGACGCACGGCGCTGCGCGAATATCTGGCCTTCACACCCGAAATCCGGGAAACCCTGCTGAACACGCCCCTGGAACGTCTGATTCCGCAGGCCGAAGAACTGCTTTCCTCCTCCGGCCAGCGCATACAGGATGCCGCCGAACTCGCCTATGCCGGAGGCCACATAGGCAGGGACATCTATCAGGCCATTCTGGCGGAGCGCAAGGCAAGGCAAAAC includes the following:
- a CDS encoding ATPase, T2SS/T4P/T4SS family; translated protein: MTNPGWYPREPRIRWDYAGINDLLLWGTRCGMSDLCLRSALPAWMRLNGTWRMVTQRAITTDELLSALERLTRNNSVAALIKSGQSDYDFAHEIEESRGVRRRYRGNATPVADGYSTGVKIVFRAIPSMPPALEDLHVEQEILDHAMPSNGLVLVTGVMGSGKSTLLAAILRRIIEKGGRNVSTYESPIEFDFDAIPTPGGPVSQSTIPEHLKSFLTATRNSTRTAPDVVLIGESRDPDTLRGMIESAEIGVAAYSTVHTRSVPETLSRIINVFPIAERLQITATLISSLRLIISQRLVPLPDNSGRTALREYLAFTPEIRETLLNTPLERLIPQAEELLSSSGQRIQDAAELAYAGGHIGRDIYQAILAERKARQNSPSHALALEETS